Proteins encoded in a region of the Hyphomicrobiales bacterium genome:
- a CDS encoding DUF6163 family protein, which yields MNNYELSELEKQPKPHVIAIASSVFLRILALFILGVSILFWSHVLGYNGPDIQQTFNANKFQGVVMAVLAVVTPLLGVGLWLGMSWARILWGIMGTVLLVLHFTGQPINLKLLTFGVFLMVLLIFYYLVQLYHLLIFRRKRNKSIEKSD from the coding sequence GTGAATAATTACGAATTGAGCGAATTGGAAAAACAGCCAAAGCCGCATGTCATCGCTATTGCATCATCCGTTTTTTTGAGAATACTGGCATTGTTTATTCTGGGCGTGAGTATTTTGTTTTGGTCTCATGTGTTGGGATATAACGGCCCCGATATACAGCAGACATTTAATGCAAATAAATTTCAAGGTGTCGTCATGGCTGTGCTGGCGGTTGTCACGCCACTGCTTGGTGTTGGCTTGTGGCTTGGTATGAGCTGGGCACGTATTTTATGGGGGATTATGGGTACAGTGCTGCTGGTGCTCCATTTTACCGGCCAGCCAATTAATTTAAAATTGCTGACTTTCGGCGTTTTTCTTATGGTTTTACTCATATTCTATTATCTAGTGCAGCTTTACCATTTGCTCATTTTTCGCCGAAAAAGAAACAAATCGATTGAAAAAAGCGACTAA
- a CDS encoding MarR family winged helix-turn-helix transcriptional regulator: MSNMIGVAESEEHVDEIDVLRPHYLESLRLVERLHRRLLDVIKDEFDRNGRSDVNSVQALLLYNIGDADLTAGELRTRGYYLGSNVSYNLKKLVESGYISHQRSDLDRRSVRVSLTDKGREVADIVTDLYERHTMSIQKIGGIGAGEFEMLNKSLMRLERFWTDQILYRL, translated from the coding sequence ATGAGTAATATGATTGGTGTAGCAGAATCCGAAGAGCACGTAGATGAGATCGATGTATTGCGTCCTCATTATCTTGAGTCTTTGCGGTTAGTAGAAAGACTGCACCGCCGGCTTTTGGATGTAATTAAAGATGAGTTTGACCGTAATGGCCGCTCTGATGTGAATAGTGTGCAAGCACTTCTTCTTTATAATATTGGTGATGCCGATCTAACGGCTGGTGAATTGCGAACCCGTGGGTATTATCTGGGCTCAAACGTTTCTTATAATCTTAAGAAACTTGTTGAATCTGGTTATATTTCTCATCAGCGTTCAGATTTGGACCGTCGTTCAGTTCGAGTAAGCTTGACGGATAAAGGACGCGAAGTTGCTGATATTGTGACTGATCTTTATGAGCGTCACACAATGTCTATTCAAAAAATTGGTGGTATCGGCGCGGGTGAATTTGAAATGCTGAATAAATCACTGATGCGTTTAGAACGTTTTTGGACAGATCAAATCCTTTATCGTCTATAG
- a CDS encoding RDD family protein translates to MSTSNITPSHDAFDFPGNANLFEGVLSRRAMAFVIDFFFISILISIATVFLFIVGIATFGLLWLAIAPAAFAIVLAYVAFTTGGRHSATLGMRALGLEIRMRDGRKLYMIMAVFHALAFYFFSTVLTPFVVLIGLFTNRQRLLHDFISGAVVVNRDALPKQ, encoded by the coding sequence ATGAGCACATCAAACATCACCCCTTCGCATGATGCTTTTGATTTTCCTGGCAATGCAAATTTGTTTGAAGGAGTTCTCTCCAGACGAGCGATGGCCTTTGTCATCGACTTTTTCTTCATCAGCATTTTGATATCAATAGCAACTGTTTTCCTCTTCATCGTAGGTATTGCGACATTTGGGTTATTATGGCTGGCGATAGCACCCGCAGCCTTTGCCATCGTCCTAGCTTATGTTGCCTTTACCACCGGCGGCAGACATTCTGCCACACTAGGCATGCGCGCCTTAGGCCTAGAAATACGCATGAGAGATGGCCGTAAATTATATATGATTATGGCGGTCTTTCACGCGCTAGCCTTTTATTTCTTTTCAACAGTTCTGACGCCGTTTGTTGTCCTGATTGGCCTCTTCACAAACCGTCAACGCCTACTCCATGATTTCATTTCAGGAGCTGTCGTG
- a CDS encoding DUF1295 domain-containing protein: MLTTLIVTIAIFTVAWAAHIPKNDAGIIDLFWGPGFAVIAIICFVLGDQHTLLHIILLLSTITWGLRLGWHLTLRHNRSVNEDRRYAKMRTKNGSSFWWISFFKIFLLQAVLMWLIATPQHLGLLYFDNPIASFKNFIFFIGFLVFIFGFLFETIADWQLSQFKINRTNHNQTMSKGLWAYSRHPNYFGEVVLWWGFGLMALALSGSVLSLAGPALLTFLILKVSGVSMLEKHLAPEKENYRDYIKNTSAFFPRRPE, encoded by the coding sequence TTGCTAACTACCCTAATTGTCACCATTGCCATTTTTACAGTTGCATGGGCGGCTCATATTCCCAAAAATGATGCTGGAATTATTGATCTATTTTGGGGGCCGGGCTTTGCTGTGATCGCTATTATATGCTTTGTTCTGGGCGACCAGCACACGCTGCTTCATATAATTTTATTATTATCAACAATAACTTGGGGCCTTCGTCTTGGTTGGCATCTTACACTCAGACACAACAGGTCCGTGAATGAAGACAGGCGCTATGCAAAAATGCGCACGAAAAATGGCTCTTCTTTTTGGTGGATCAGTTTTTTTAAAATTTTTCTATTGCAGGCAGTGTTGATGTGGCTAATTGCAACACCACAACATCTTGGATTACTGTATTTTGATAACCCAATAGCCTCTTTTAAAAATTTTATATTTTTCATTGGGTTTTTAGTTTTTATTTTCGGGTTTTTATTTGAAACAATCGCCGATTGGCAGCTTAGCCAGTTCAAAATTAATAGAACGAATCACAATCAAACCATGTCAAAAGGTCTTTGGGCCTATTCGCGGCACCCTAATTACTTTGGTGAAGTCGTGCTTTGGTGGGGTTTTGGGCTAATGGCGTTGGCTCTAAGCGGTTCCGTGCTTTCGCTCGCTGGCCCTGCTCTTTTAACATTTCTGATTTTAAAAGTATCTGGTGTGTCGATGTTAGAAAAACATCTTGCACCAGAAAAAGAAAACTATCGAGACTATATCAAAAATACCAGCGCATTCTTTCCCAGACGGCCCGAATAA
- the hemB gene encoding porphobilinogen synthase — MLNPPKKPRTIVDSIVDHHRMRRNRKTDWARRLVRENTLSADDLIWPIFLTDGESESTPIPSMPGVYRHTVDQAIREIEKAAKLGIPVVALFPNTDPDKRDAEGSEALNENNLICTACRAIKAEQYPVGLMCDVALDPYTSHGHDGVMNGETILNDETVDILCNQAILQAEAGADIIAPSDMMDGRVGAIRQSLDSDGLSDTQIMSYAAKYASAFYGPFRDAVGTNSTLVGDKRTYQMDPANTDEAIHEVQHDIDEGADMVMIKPGMPYLDIVRRVKETFQMPTYAYQVSGEYAMLMAAIQNGWLDEDRVILESLMAFKRAGADGVLTYFAPKVAEMLQENR, encoded by the coding sequence ATGTTAAATCCGCCTAAAAAACCAAGAACGATTGTGGATAGCATTGTCGATCATCATCGCATGCGCAGAAACCGTAAAACAGATTGGGCGCGCAGGCTTGTTCGCGAGAACACCTTAAGCGCCGATGATCTGATATGGCCGATTTTTCTGACAGATGGTGAAAGCGAAAGCACACCCATTCCTTCCATGCCGGGCGTTTATCGCCATACGGTGGACCAAGCCATACGCGAAATTGAAAAAGCTGCAAAACTTGGCATTCCCGTTGTAGCGCTGTTTCCAAACACGGATCCTGACAAACGAGACGCTGAAGGCAGTGAAGCGCTAAACGAGAACAATCTCATTTGCACTGCTTGTCGAGCCATTAAAGCTGAACAATATCCCGTCGGCCTGATGTGCGACGTGGCACTTGATCCTTATACCAGCCATGGCCATGACGGGGTGATGAATGGTGAAACCATCCTAAATGATGAAACAGTTGATATATTATGTAACCAAGCCATCTTACAGGCAGAAGCTGGCGCTGATATCATTGCGCCATCTGACATGATGGACGGTCGAGTGGGCGCAATCCGTCAATCCCTCGATAGTGATGGTTTAAGCGACACTCAAATCATGTCTTATGCCGCCAAATATGCCTCTGCCTTTTACGGTCCGTTTCGTGATGCTGTTGGAACCAATTCGACGCTTGTCGGTGATAAACGCACTTATCAGATGGATCCGGCAAATACTGACGAAGCAATACACGAAGTACAACACGATATTGATGAAGGCGCTGATATGGTGATGATAAAGCCCGGCATGCCTTATCTGGACATTGTGCGCCGAGTGAAAGAGACCTTTCAAATGCCAACCTATGCCTATCAGGTATCTGGTGAATATGCGATGCTCATGGCCGCCATACAAAACGGATGGCTAGACGAAGATCGCGTTATTCTAGAAAGCCTGATGGCATTCAAGCGCGCGGGCGCAGATGGCGTTTTGACCTATTTCGCCCCGAAAGTTGCGGAAATGCTGCAAGAAAACCGATAA